The following nucleotide sequence is from Chryseobacterium sp. CY350.
AGCAAAAACAAATTACTCAGACTCTATATCTGTTGGGTGAAAATTTAAAGAGACCTTTAAAAAGCCTGAGAATCCGCATTGAAAGAGCCGAAATACCTACCAAGCTTACCGTTCAGGTTTTGAAAGATGTAAAGAACAGAAACTTTGAAGGTGTTTCTGCGAAACTGGCAGATCTTGTATCATTGGTCAACAGTAACAGTACAGCTTTGCAGACAAAAGGTATGAAAAGCACTCTACCACAGGAATTGCAGGATGCACAAATTTCGATTGCTGCCAAAGCCGATGAACAGTCACAGATGATGAAGAGTGTAGCCGGAACTATTGATGTCAATAATGAGCTATATAAAGCCCTCTATAATTATATCTCGGAAATATGTGAAGACGGAAAACTGATCTATGAGGGCGAACAGAAAGCTGATGAATACACGATCAAAAAAATGCTCACCAAACTGCACGCTAACAAAATAGCGCCTATACAGGAAAAAACGCAAAATATAAATCCTTAAAATTTACATTGACCTTGATAAAATAATTAGCAATGAAATAAATAATTATATTTAATACAACAAAAACACAACATTATGGAAATCGAAAATTTCGACTCTGTCTTCGGTACCTCCCGCAGATTTAAAGACTGGCTTCACGACAAAACCAACCCTTTGGTATACTGTCTTCTGACCATCGACGGAAAAGATTTTTTGAGAAAAAATAGCTACACCGTAGACCTCAGCCAGAAAACTAACGACCACGATACTTTTTATATTACCGTTCCGGATGATGCTCTTGATACATTCAAAGGCTATGTAATGGAAAATTCTAAACACCTGCTGGGAAAAGAAATAGGCATCACATATTGGCGTTATGGTACGATCAGACATTATTTCAGAGGCATCATCGGAAATAAGAAACAAAAAAGACGAAGGCGGAGGCTACGGAGATCTTCACATTACAGGTTATTCACCAAGTATTTTGCTTGAAAGCGGTAAAGACTGTCAGAGTTTTGAAGACAAAACCTTAGAGCAGATCATCAAAAAGGTTACTGAGGAATATCCACAGGAAGCAAAGGTGGAAATTTCAACCATTCATCTGAACGGATACAACAAAAACCCGCTTCCCTACGCCGTACAATACAAAGAATCTGATTATCAGTTTATAAAAAGGTTAGCCATTCGGCACGGAGAGTATTTCTATTATGATGGAGAAAAACTCGTCTTCGGAAACACGGTACAACCCATCCTCAAACTAAGCGAAAATGTAGATTTAATAGATATAGAATTTGAGATGCGGATGCAGGCTCAGGATTTTACCTTCACGGGTTACGATGCCCAAAGCGGAAGCAAAATAGAAAAAGACAGCAGCAATGCAAGAAGTGAATCTAAGGATAGTCCGTTTCAGAGCATTGCGGTGATTGCGTCCAAAAAAATATTCAGGAAGAAACCCAAAATGCACTTCAACCATACAGGAATCCAAAATTGGTCGGAAGGACATTTGGCAGAAGCCGTGAGATTAGAAAAAGAAAGCCGCGAAAATCTGATGCAGGTGCGAGGAAGAAGCAAAACTCCTGAACTGAAAATCGGAGGCAGAGCCAGAATTTCAGACATCAACGGAAGGGCGATGGAAACGTACAGGATTATAGAAATAAGACACGTTCATGAACCGGGAGACTATTACAACGAATTTGTAGGCATCCCGGATTTATTCAACGCCGCACCCTACATCGACATCGAAGCCGTACCGAAAGGTGAAGAGCAGCCTGCAAGAGTTGTAGATAATAATGATCCTATGGGAGCAGGTAGAATAAAAGTGCAGTTTCCGTGGCAGGAAGATAAAAACCATATGACACCTTGGATAAGAACAACAACAATGTACGCAGGAGCAGGACGAGGCGATTACAAAATACCTGAAATAGGTGACGAGATTTTAGTAGGTTTTGAAAGTGGTAATGCCGAAAAACCGTTTATGTTGGGAGCGTTGTACAATGGAGCGGAAGTTTCGGGGTATCATACACCAAATAATGATATCAAAGCGCTAAGAACCCGAAGCGGAATTGAAAGTTTAGCCAATGATGCAGAAGGAAGCTGGAAGCAGAGTACTCCGGATGGAAATTTTTTATGTTTTGACGGACAGGGAAATGCGACGCTGAATGTGCCTAAAGATTTAAGCATTAATGTAGGGCAGAATTTCAATATCAATGTGGGACAAAACGTATCGTTTCTGGTAGGCTTAAAAGCTATCTACAACATTGGCGTGCAAATGATGATGAACACCCCAATTTTAAAATATTTTATTGCAGACAATTATCATCTTCAAAGTCCTAAAACTCTCATTAATGGAGAAGGCGAAATAAAAATTGAAGCTAAAGAAACGAATTTAGCAGGAACACAGAAATTATTTATGCACTCGGATGAAATAGCAACGGTTAATTCCAAAGGGACGATTGATGTAAAAGGCAAGAATGGAACAAGCCAAAATAACATGCCTCAGAATTACAAAATGGTTCCTGTCTATGTAGATGAAAGATGCTTAGTTAGTTTTAGACCAAAAGACGACTGGAATGGTAAAGGTTATGGTTTTGACTGGATACGTGTTGGCGATACTAAAATACCTGGTGATGTTTATTATGGGAATATAATGGGGAAGTATAATGGTGCTTATGCTTCACGAGGAGGAATTATGACAAAAGATAAAAATGAATTTGTTAAGCTGATGTCTTTATTTAATCCACATAATTATACTGTAAAAACGAAAAAAGGAAAAAAAATTAATTTGAATTATTGTGTGCCTTGGCTAAGTCTTTATCCCAAAATAATTGTTAAGAACATAAAACAACCCAATGGAAAAGTTGTGCCAACGGAACTTACATCCACTTATAAAAACACGATAGCGACACTTAGGGTAATTGTTGAGGTTAAAAAGAAGCCTGAAAAATTGCAATTGGAGTATGACGATACATTATTTAGCATTACTCATAAGCCTTTTCCTTTGGCAGTTGGTAAACACGAAATAGAAGTAACTATTATCTGTTTGAAAGAATTTGCTAAAGACCAGCCCATTAAAGTGATTGCAACATATAAAGATGCACAGGGAAAAGAAGAATTGTCTTTGGCTGGCAAGCTGAAAGTTGCAAAGAATAAAAACCGATATAAAGCAAGGATTGTTTTTATTCAAGTTTCGACAAATATTGGAAATAGTAAAAGAACAGGACAACCTTCAGGAAGAGAATCTGAATTAAAAAAATATATGAATCAGGCTTTGGTAAATCCTCATTTTGAAAAAACATTAACTTTAGATTTAAGCCTGGACGTAAATCCTGTTACAAAGCAAAGACATAATCGAAAGACTAATTTTAACAGAATAGTTACTCCTATAAATAGCCCAACAGGAGGTTCAGACAAGTGGATTTATGATGGTACTGAAGATAAGATTTATAAGTTCTTAAATGAGGAATTGTACAAACAATACGGTACAAAATATCAGAATATTTATAAGGTCTATTTTATTGATGAAAGTAATGGGCATTTAAATAGTAGTGGAAATTGGGAGGGAGCTGTAGCAGGAATTGGAAGAACAATGAAAGATTCTAAAATAAAAACAATATTGGTTTATTCTTCTGGTTTTGCTGACAGTACCCTTGCCCATGAGGTTTTTCATTCAATGGGCTTATATCATAGTTTTGACAATAATAGTAATTTTACTTTTGAGTTTGAAAAAACAGATAACATTATGGATTATTCAGATATTGCCCCAGTTCCCATTACTGTAATAAGTACTTATCATTGGCAATGGAAAACTTTACAGGGTAGAGCGGGAGAAAAAGATTAATTATGAAAAATATAATTTATTTAATATTGGCCATATTATTTATTTCTTGCACTAAAAAAGAAAGAAATACTAATGTTAAAAACCAATATCAGCAAGACATTCTTAATCATAGATTTCTTTCCGATGTAGTACTTGGAAGCGAAAATGATATTTTAAAAATAAATTTATGGCGAGATAATAGAAACCATTACTTCAAATCGGCAGGAATATCAACAAGTTTTTTGAATGATAGTTTTGGTAGCGGAAATTTTGCACCTTGTGGAAATGATTATTTTATTGATGTTAATGGAAAATTTATACTTTATGATACTAATAAAATAACGATTTCTGCTGATTCTCTAACATATTCAGGAGAAGATAAAAGACCAACAGCATATAAAAATGGAGAAGAAACCGATTATTCTATTTCCAAAAAAGGCGATACTATTACACTTACAAAAATTGATTAAATAATGAAAAGAATAATTTATATAATTTCCTTATTGTTCATAATTTCCTGTAATTCACAGGATAAAAAGCCTGACAGCAAAATATTAGATAAACCACAACCAGTAAAGCATAATACAATGAATAACGAATACGATTATAAAAAACTAGTCAGTTCCAAGACAGAATACTTTGATATTAAAAAATTTTACCAAAATAATGAAGATGGCTTGGGAAAAACTTATGAAACTGAAAATGGAACAAAAACAGAAGAGTCTGCCGGTGATGAAGGAGGATGGTTCATGTCAAATTCTACGCTCAAAAGTTCACTCTTTACAATTCATAAAGAATTTAATTTAAAAGGTATTATCCAAGAAAAATGGGTTAATTTTAGAAATGGTGGCGGAGCCGTAGGCATAAAATATAAGTTCGATGATTTAGGTAAATTGATAAAAGAAGATGATACGGATAAGAATTTTAAAATTACCCCTCAAGATGTGATAAAATTCTGTCAAGAAAATAATATTGATTTATTTTCTGATTATACATTTATTGAAAGATTTATAGATGAAAAAACAAAAGAAAGTTTTTATAATGTCAATTATAGAGGAAAATACGAAGAGAAGTTTGGTGCAAGAATCGTAATTCAGTTAGACGGAAATTCGGGAGAGATACAAAAAGTAATCTGCATCAACGGAAAGCATAATGATTCCGTAGAAACTTTGTATGATATAAAGGAAGAGAAGGAAAAATCTGCAATGATTTATAAATCTTATCAAGGCAAAGACTACAATCAAGCAGAATGGATAGTTTTTGAAGAAAAAAAATATGAAGCCTACTGCAAAAGAACAGGGAGACCTTATACACCCAAAAATCAGAGGCAAGAACCAAGAACTGATAACCAAGGATACAAAAGTCCTTTTTTAGCCGATGATTTTGAGAAAGGCACTGACAATACACCAAAGAAGAAGAAAGGATATTGGGGATAAATCATTAAAATAATACTATGAATAAATTATCAATTCTAATTTCGCCTCTGGAAAAAACAGTACCACATTAGCAGACGAACCGCAGCATGCTCTAGGATTATATCACACACACCCTGATGCAAACATAATACGACTGGATAATCTTACTCCACAAACCTCTCACTCAATTGAATCTCCTCGTGATAATCATGCTTATATATTGGGATAGACAATAGCAAATGAATGTTTGATGGAATAAATTATGTTCCTTACGTATTTAATGAAAATGTAGCAATTGACAAAAAATTTATATACCATCATGCTCATGCAGATCTTCTTCTAGCCACGTTAAATATTATGAGCTATAGTGGGCATGCAAGAAAATATACATGGCATTGGCAATGGGTAAAAGCAAATAATAATATTCATTAAAAAAATCAATTATGAAAAATATAATATTAATCTGTGTTTGTATATTATCCATTAATAACTGCAACGCACAAAAAGGAAAACAAAAGCA
It contains:
- a CDS encoding phage baseplate assembly protein V, which translates into the protein MVRSDIISEASSEIRNKKDEGGGYGDLHITGYSPSILLESGKDCQSFEDKTLEQIIKKVTEEYPQEAKVEISTIHLNGYNKNPLPYAVQYKESDYQFIKRLAIRHGEYFYYDGEKLVFGNTVQPILKLSENVDLIDIEFEMRMQAQDFTFTGYDAQSGSKIEKDSSNARSESKDSPFQSIAVIASKKIFRKKPKMHFNHTGIQNWSEGHLAEAVRLEKESRENLMQVRGRSKTPELKIGGRARISDINGRAMETYRIIEIRHVHEPGDYYNEFVGIPDLFNAAPYIDIEAVPKGEEQPARVVDNNDPMGAGRIKVQFPWQEDKNHMTPWIRTTTMYAGAGRGDYKIPEIGDEILVGFESGNAEKPFMLGALYNGAEVSGYHTPNNDIKALRTRSGIESLANDAEGSWKQSTPDGNFLCFDGQGNATLNVPKDLSINVGQNFNINVGQNVSFLVGLKAIYNIGVQMMMNTPILKYFIADNYHLQSPKTLINGEGEIKIEAKETNLAGTQKLFMHSDEIATVNSKGTIDVKGKNGTSQNNMPQNYKMVPVYVDERCLVSFRPKDDWNGKGYGFDWIRVGDTKIPGDVYYGNIMGKYNGAYASRGGIMTKDKNEFVKLMSLFNPHNYTVKTKKGKKINLNYCVPWLSLYPKIIVKNIKQPNGKVVPTELTSTYKNTIATLRVIVEVKKKPEKLQLEYDDTLFSITHKPFPLAVGKHEIEVTIICLKEFAKDQPIKVIATYKDAQGKEELSLAGKLKVAKNKNRYKARIVFIQVSTNIGNSKRTGQPSGRESELKKYMNQALVNPHFEKTLTLDLSLDVNPVTKQRHNRKTNFNRIVTPINSPTGGSDKWIYDGTEDKIYKFLNEELYKQYGTKYQNIYKVYFIDESNGHLNSSGNWEGAVAGIGRTMKDSKIKTILVYSSGFADSTLAHEVFHSMGLYHSFDNNSNFTFEFEKTDNIMDYSDIAPVPITVISTYHWQWKTLQGRAGEKD